In Bacillales bacterium, one genomic interval encodes:
- a CDS encoding helix-turn-helix transcriptional regulator, protein MGKKVVVKIPELLKKKGISLRELSRQTDIRHATLSELANKKRQRIQFEHIEKIADQFEIDDIREIIDFE, encoded by the coding sequence TTGGGTAAAAAAGTGGTCGTGAAAATTCCCGAACTTCTCAAAAAGAAAGGCATCTCCTTAAGAGAACTGTCCAGACAAACAGACATCCGCCATGCTACATTAAGCGAACTAGCTAATAAAAAAAGACAGCGAATACAGTTCGAACACATAGAAAAAATTGCTGATCAATTTGAAATTGATGATATTCGGGAGATTATTGATTTCGAATGA
- a CDS encoding DUF2399 domain-containing protein, which yields TRGIHAAYDKDANRLEEQLRLICQALAALPKESDYVRLPVFAERVANDPHRFDANTECGAHFLSALQIVRSQENSTYEFTNPLSSEAASELLQSFGIIRDDLLNFVTCTGILGYACENDAAHPVWKEAVSSKTVMNVPLREILPLSFFRPYRGSAVFVVENSGVFSALLDEVSDEASPAMLCTHGQFKIAALLLIDRLVKSGTTIYYSGDLDPEGLQMAQRLVKRHPRHIRLWRYRLQDYLTHASGEVLSSMRLRKLETIEIAALSDVKAEIARLGKPAYQEAFLPALVQDLRFHYSRYG from the coding sequence ACGCGGGGCATTCATGCCGCGTATGACAAAGACGCGAATCGTCTGGAGGAGCAGCTTCGCCTCATTTGTCAGGCGTTGGCGGCCTTGCCCAAGGAAAGTGACTATGTGCGCCTTCCCGTTTTTGCCGAACGTGTTGCAAACGATCCGCACCGGTTTGATGCGAATACCGAGTGCGGAGCGCACTTCCTTTCCGCTCTTCAAATTGTTCGCAGTCAAGAAAATTCAACGTATGAATTTACGAATCCATTAAGCTCAGAAGCAGCGTCGGAGTTATTGCAATCGTTTGGCATCATCCGTGATGATCTGTTAAATTTTGTTACGTGTACCGGCATTCTCGGGTATGCATGCGAAAATGATGCGGCTCATCCCGTTTGGAAGGAAGCTGTCAGTTCGAAAACCGTGATGAATGTGCCGTTACGAGAAATTTTACCTTTGTCGTTCTTTCGCCCTTACAGAGGATCCGCAGTATTTGTGGTTGAAAACTCTGGTGTGTTTTCGGCTTTGTTGGATGAGGTCAGCGATGAAGCTTCACCGGCAATGCTTTGTACACACGGTCAATTTAAAATTGCGGCGTTGTTGCTGATCGATCGCTTGGTGAAGTCAGGAACGACGATCTATTATTCGGGAGATTTGGATCCGGAGGGACTCCAAATGGCACAAAGACTCGTGAAAAGACATCCGCGGCATATTCGATTGTGGCGATATCGTTTGCAGGATTACTTAACTCATGCCTCCGGCGAGGTTCTTTCATCGATGCGTTTGCGAAAATTGGAAACCATTGAAATTGCAGCGTTGTCGGACGTAAAGGCGGAAATCGCTCGTCTTGGAAAGCCGGCCTACCAGGAAGCGTTTTTGCCAGCGTTGGTACAAGATCTCCGGTTTCATTACTCAAGGTATGGGTGA